The nucleotide sequence aaacgtcttgccggaaaacttgaatggatcttatcaaaactcaaaactatcaccaactaccttcaactataactatcttcagttgttgacgtttgttccgagtcgacaacttgtaggtagaaaattcggatttagcgagtattttcaataaaaaatggaataaattacctactgagtatatataatggcgttgcgaagtaaacatgtcaaagtcatcacatcaaagtggcgtgagtgtcacgtcatcacgtgtcacaggtttgcatttcgttctccattgtgaccttttaagggccccacacacggtacgattcgtcgattttcatcagatcgatcgtacagacggatcgtaccttatatggggccctttaggtctaatttctttattatgagacagacatacgtagtcggtcccaaagttctgtcactggcacattatttttaaatttaaaacatgattttaagaaaatttgattgaattccatttttgaatgtttgtcaattattttaaaacaataaacagtcattcgctgcaatttctcacgatggagtggacgttgaaagaaaaccgaatagctgttttagcattgcaccgctgtgggcactcgccaagtaccattttcaagttgctcaaaaatgtaaatataacgcttaggtttgtgtaccgtacgattgacaggtacaatgaagtctccagtgttgaggacaagaaaagaattggccggcctcgctccgtacaaataccagcagtgatcaaagcgatcaaggcacgcatagcaagaaatcctgtccgaaaacagaagttgatggctttgcagatgggtgtcagtagaaccccgtcaaaaaggttttaaacgaagatcttagtctgcgagcatacaaaaaatagagtgggcactaacttaatgcccgtctaaaaacaataaggtttaaaagatcccggaagttgttaaagcggtacgcgaaaaatcgacaccgtgatatcctctttacagacgaaaagattttcgatattgaagagaagtacaataaacataatgatagagtgtacgctaggagctctgaagagtattctctgatcttattacgggccaactgaggttcatttttgcgaaaaaggggtcaaaatcagtgcgaaagtgtacctagagacggttttggataagcatgtcaaagatctgcccaacacgctattttcaggtcataattttgtgttccagcaggattctgcgccagcacacaaagccaagaccactcaagcctggtttggccgtcaaaaaatcgactttataagacacgaagattggccttcctccagtccgaaccttaatcctctggactttgaaatttggcaggtcttagaggggaaggtctggggtgtgctaaaccccataaaaatttggagagcctgaagtcatctttaagaaaagcagtagctgaaatagacatgaaaatggtgcgtgctgcgatagacgactggctgcgccgattaagggcctgtattaaaaacaaaggaagtcattttgaataattttaagcacttaaattttttttttataaatgtactttaaattggtatataatttattaaaaactgattggtactttgtttttatcattattttcatttgtgacagaactttgggactgactacgtagttatttgggcaaataagatttaggagaaatatctactggtgaaataccgatacgtaggttagccgttaaagtgtttgtgataataattaaggctgggaatatacgtcagatttttcgataagtacgacagtctttactggcaaaaattttttcaaacatattattatgagtctacattttacccgagcgaagcgggttttcatctagttattattttaatccGTGATTTGTTAACTGGTAtccacaatttttttacttacagGCTCTAAACGAAGGTAAACGTGAGCAGAGGAAACCTTATCCACATGAAACCATACATCCTCAGGCCATCCCCACTTGATTAAATCTTCATCTAAAACAATATTGCACGTTATAGATATGTATAATCAGataatttttcataattattgcCTTAATGATCTTATTAGCTGATCAAGAAAGTTTATCATAAAGATCGCAGAAAAGATTGATACTCACTTTCGTGCTTGTCGGCGCCCATAAATAAGGTAACAGACGGCGAGACCACATTGCTTGTGAAGTAGAATACCATTATTATTACAAACTGTACTACCTATTGAATTTAAAATCGTTAATAAAATTAGCTTTGTGAAACCCAACCTCTTCAAAATTTTGGCTACTGACATGACAGAATGACAGATGacattacagttttttttttatttcgttccaTGAGAGCCGAGCCCTTTAGCCAACCGAGCCCTTTAACATGTCAGTACAAAAATTGTGCTATCATTACATTTGGTACGACGAATTTCAATATAGGAAGGCACATCGTAATAGTAAGTACTACGTACAACTGGAATAAACACAGAAAACGCTGCGAAACtataaactcgaagttcgtatcgtaccgtccctctcgctctcgtattaaatagtagaagtgtcagagggatcgcacgacacgaatttcgagtttcgtagtagccctgctgggcttTGCTATTTCGAtggtacaatttaaaatatatttttccagATTTGTAGCCGTATAGGCTTAGTTCCTTTTGCCTCACCGTGAATGGATGAACTTAAAAGACTTCATGTGACAGTATAATAGTGAGGTGCTAATACCAAATTTCTAACTCTAAAAAAAACTAGACTCAGCTTAAAATTCACATTACTCTAATCGAACTCAAGGTCgagttataaaactaactatCTCGAGTTAAGTTGGACGAAGCCACAGATAGTACAATACTATTCACACATTACACAAGGGCGGGTCGTTGTGGGCACcatgggcatgcccacaacaACTCTCTATTGAGACCGGTCAATGTCATGATGCGTGGCAAAAAGGAAATAATCAAATCCAAAAGTCATTTATGAGACATCAATCCATGATTGTTAATGAGTGAGTTcgtactccgactcgcactttgccgATTTTCGGGTgactgtgaccacaacctttGTTGAGCGTCTGCCTGACATTACATAAGTCTTATCTTATGCAGCGAAATACGAACTTGATACGAAAGCTCAGGCTTCAgaccctttactacgaagtgcaataattagaacttcgtgtcttgccaagagtgagagggacggtaaaaTATGAACTTCAAAtgttgtagtagccccccaggttaattttacaatttgacaacCCTTAACCTTAACCCCAGCCAAGCGCCAGCCCCAAGATAATTTAGTAATCTTAGATGAATGaatggtctcgcgcgctcgctcgactaaataccgccggcgtacttgtcaaatgcggcaacaaatagtacgccgaattcggcgtacccgagcccgaggcgagtcagtcgccttgcaaactgtgcgtaaggtgcatgtcccgaatttttgttaaattttggtcataaaccgaagtaaaatgccagtttaaactgtttaaaaataatactacaagaaataagaaggacactgggatcacataccatcagtaaatatcgtataatttcgaaattaaagaataaaataacacgaaccctaaacgccattctgttaTGATATGATACCAGTTGTTAGAATCAACAACTGTACAactagtgtagtgtggtggtggtgatacttagatgggtttgtgtgatttgtgtgtgttcttacagtgtggaggtggaggaactgcatgaacacgcatattttgcataagcttagctatcttaaggtcgcgggtgagcaaggaaattcttttagttcattgatatggacctccgcaaagtaacgcctgattcaataaactctttcccggctcggataataccgacatggaaatgcCGATTGTGTTTTTCGTGATCACGTGAGCTCATGTCAGTTACTATGGGCGtgaacacaaaaaacagggccggtattatccgggtcaGGAAAGAATTTCTGTCACCTTTGCTGTCACCCAATATTTCTGACAGCAACAAAATAGGAAAGGAATagcataaataatttaattttaatcgatAATAATTATCAGTGTATTTGAAAAGTTAagcttacaataataaaatatctattataaTGGGCAGCCCAGAACAAGAGCTCTGTCCACCGCCTTCAGAAGAAGATGAGTTAACGTTACCAAGAGCTAGTATAAACAAAATGATAAAAGAATTGGTTCCTTCTGTTAGGGTTGCATTTGAGTCTAGAGAGCTGATTCTTAACTGCTGTACTGAATTTATACATCTGCTCAGTTCCGAAGCTAATGAAGTTTGTAACcagagtaataaaaaaaccattaatGCTGAACATGTCCTCACAGGTAAATATTGGTAGTGGCAATTTACTGAAACATTCAGATAAAGCTTAATAGCATAAGTAGTTTCCTATTTCTGAGATATTTGTACCCAGCTGTGGACCAATAGATGAAAAAGAACAGTATGCATTTTTAACATAcatgatttaattatttacagcaCTTGATAGATTAGGATTTACTGACTACACAATCGAAGCAGAAGCTGTCCTGAAAGATTGCAAGGCTGTAGCAGCCAAGAGAAGAAGACAGAGCACTAGACTGGAAAACCTTGGTATACCCGAGGAAGAGCTACTGAGACAGCAACAGGAACTATTTGCGAAGGTaccattttatatttcaacatGCAATGAAATCATTGCTTTGAAAGGGTATTACTAAGCATAGTAAAACTGACCAGTGACCTATACAGTAATTTAGCACTAATAGCAgaattttatattgttacaacTTTGTGTACCTATCTACAACAGTAAATTTTTTTGAAAGGGGGTATCTAGCAAATACCCACTTTGGAATAATTGCTTCACCATTATATGTCTTACTGTTACCAGtgttactttattattaaaccACAACTCACACTCAAAATAGtatgcttaaaaaaacttaagcCTGGTTTACTTTTGAGAAAATTCATGAAAGTTGCATTGATCAATTGAATGCCGCAATGAATAAGTAaagcaacttgcatgatttttctttaaTGTCTAAACTGTGCTTTAGTTAAAAAGAAATAAGACAGAAACCCTACAAATGTGTTTGTATCTTGTCCTAGGCACGTGAGGAACAGGCAAAGCAAGACCAACAACAGTGGCTTCTACTGCAGCAGCAGGGACTTGTGGGCTCCGATGCAGCCGCCCAGCCATACGTACCTCCACCAACTGGACCTAAGAATGAAGTAGATGAAGATGATGACTATTCATAGATTTGATCTAATATTCATTTACAAATTGGTGACCACAACTTTCTAGCAACATGTAATGTTCATAATTAAAACCTTGACCTTTATCAAAAAGTAATGACTAATgacatactatttttttaactactgtTACTACTGGTATCACTAAACTATCTAGATtgtcaataaaataattgtcaaTACTGTCACTCATAATCATAATGTGTTTCACtgcatttattttcttttgatagCCTGTTAGAAATATAACAGAATGGTTGCTGCATAATGAATACAAatgaaaacaagaaaaaa is from Choristoneura fumiferana chromosome 3, NRCan_CFum_1, whole genome shotgun sequence and encodes:
- the NC2beta gene encoding negative cofactor 2beta gives rise to the protein MGSPEQELCPPPSEEDELTLPRASINKMIKELVPSVRVAFESRELILNCCTEFIHLLSSEANEVCNQSNKKTINAEHVLTALDRLGFTDYTIEAEAVLKDCKAVAAKRRRQSTRLENLGIPEEELLRQQQELFAKAREEQAKQDQQQWLLLQQQGLVGSDAAAQPYVPPPTGPKNEVDEDDDYS